The following coding sequences lie in one Primulina huaijiensis isolate GDHJ02 chromosome 2, ASM1229523v2, whole genome shotgun sequence genomic window:
- the LOC140969162 gene encoding SH3 domain-containing protein 2-like, with amino-acid sequence MDAIRKQASRLREQVARQQQAVLKQFGGGGYGGSDNVATDDPELLQHQKLERLYISTRAAKHFQRDIVRGVEGYIVTGSKQVEIGTKLSEDSRKYGVENTCTSGDLLSKAASNFARACAQMEKERGNLLKVFGTQVAEPLRAMVMGAPLEDARHLAQRYDRMRQEAEAQAVDVAKKQARVREGTAHPDMLLKLEGAEIKLQDLKSNVATLGKEAAATMAAVESQQQRLTLQRLIAMVEAERSYHQRVLQILDQLEGEMMSERQRIEGAPSPSMDSTPAPPSYEEVNGATTSPAQNGLSDGMGYFLGEVMYSYQAESDVELNLSVGDYIVVRKVSSNGWAEGECKGKAGWFPFGYIERRERVLASKIAEVF; translated from the exons ATGGATGCCATCAGAAAACAAGCCTCCAGGCTCCGAGAACAGGTCGCGAGGCAACAACAG GCTGTCCTTAAGCAATTTGGAGGAGGGGGTTATGGAGGTTCAGACAATGTTGCAACTGATGATCCCGAGCTCCTGCAACACCAGAAGCTTGAAAGGCTTTACATATCTACTCGTGCTGCCAAG CATTTTCAAAGAGACATTGTTCGTGGTGTTGAAGGGTATATTGTTACCGGGTCTAAGCAAGTTGAGATAG GAACTAAATTGTCGGAAGATAGCAGAAAGTATGGAGTTGAGAACACTTGTACCAGTGGCGACTTATTATCAAAAGCTGCATCAAATTTTGCACGAGCTTGTGCTCAAATGGAGAAAGAACGCGGAAATCTCTTAAAAGTCTTTGGTACACAG GTGGCTGAACCATTAAGAGCTATGGTAATGGGAGCTCCACTGGAAGATGCTCGCCATCTTGCTCAGAGATACGATAGAATGCGGCAAGAGGCAGAAGCTCAG GCTGTTGATGTTGCCAAAAAACAAGCCAGAGTCAGAGAAGGAACTGCCCATCCTGATATGCTTTTGAAACTTGAAGGAGCTGAAATTAAACTGCAAGACCTGAAGTCTAATGTGGCCACGTTGGGGAAAGAAGCAGCTGCAACAATGGCTGCTGTGGAATCTCAGCAACAAAGATTGACACTTCAAAGACTAATAGCCATG GTTGAAGCAGAACGTTCTTACCATCAGCGTGTTCTTCAAATACTCGATCAATTAGAAGGCGAG ATGATGTCAGAGCGCCAAAGAATTGAAGGTGCACCTTCTCCAAGCATGGATAGTACGCCTGCTCCTCCATCTTATGAAGAAGTAAATGGTGCGACTACTTCGCCTGCACAGAATGGATTAAGTGATGGCATGGGATACTTTCTTGGGGAA GTTATGTACTCTTATCAAGCTGAATCTGATGTGGAGCTTAATTTGTCAGTTGGAGATTATATCGTCGTGCGGAAG GTATCAAGTAATGGCTGGGCCGAAGGGGAATGCAAAGGAAAAGCAGGTTGGTTTCCATTTGGATACATTGAGAGACGAGAGCGTGTTCTTGCAAGTAAGATAGCGGAAGTTTTCTGA